One Belonocnema kinseyi isolate 2016_QV_RU_SX_M_011 chromosome 6, B_treatae_v1, whole genome shotgun sequence genomic region harbors:
- the LOC117174343 gene encoding 60S acidic ribosomal protein P2: protein MRYVAAYLLAVLGGKTGPNQTDIEKILSSVGIEADAEKLKKVISELNGKSIDELIAQGREKLSSMPVGGGAAPAAAAAGGAAAAPAEEKKEDKKAAKEESESEDEDMGFGLFD, encoded by the exons ATGCGTTACGTGGCTGCTTACCTTCTGGCTGTCCTGGGTGGCAAAACTGGACCCAACCAAACCGACATTGAAAAGATCTTGTCGTCCGTGGGAATTGAAGCAGATGCGGAGAAACTAAAGAAGGTCATCTCCGAGCTCAATGGAAAATCCATCGATGAGCTGATTGCACAAG gtCGCGAGAAACTGTCTTCAATGCCCGTGGGCGGTGGTGCAGCCCCTGCAGCTGCTGCAGCAGGTGGTGCAGCTGCAGCTCCAGCAGAGGAGAAGAAAG AGGACAAGAAAGCAGCCAAAGAGGAGTCTGAATCCGAAGACGAAGACATGGGTTTCGGTCTCTTTGACTAA